The Ipomoea triloba cultivar NCNSP0323 chromosome 13, ASM357664v1 genomic interval GGGAAAGACACATAAACTCCCTTGGTATACAAAGGAGAAGTTAAATCAAGAACTCTTAACAGGCTTAACCTTACAGGCTTTGGATCATTCACCATTGCCATCTCATCATCATTATGCAAGCACAAAACAGAACGAGCTTTTTTGTAATTGTTGCGGATTATATCATAATTCTCGGGCTTTGGTGATCTAAAGGTTAGCCAACGACAAGCACCAGCATGATTATAACCACTGTCTTCAATGTACAAAAGGTTTAGCTTTCTGGCTTCTCTTATGCAAAGCCCATGCAAGAGATTATGCATCCTACATGTCTTGATTTGACCGTTAGGTttacatgtaaaaaaaataatatatattatttacgacgtcggttcaTAGCAAAGACCGATATCatatgttttaaatatttttttttaaaaaataaagacatacggcgtcggttatatGTAGAACTAATGTCGTATGTTCCCTCTCTTTAGAgggattcgtcctcgaatccacgTTCCAGGCACCGTTAGTTGAAGCGTCATGAGTCTTCGTAAAGAGACAACCgtgtgctctgataccaaatgatgtGGACCTGGTTGGCCCGATCTTTGATTTAGCAAAAATTCTCTAATTGTATATTTGATTTAGCATGCAATGGCCTTAAATAACCATTAACAAGCTGATTACAACCACATGAAcgagataattattaaatataggATAAACTAATTCTAACCAACAAATCAagattaatatgaaaattaatataattctaacaaactaaatataaaataattttaagataatcttcctaattaattaataaaactaattattctaaaatattcCAATAGCCAATTATTGATTCCCGTGCCCACAACACATTGTTGAAGAGGCGAAACTTCATAGTTGGGCTTACAAATCCCCAATTCTTCCCATAAATTCTAAACTAGCAACCAATTCGTGGACTACCAGGGTGTAGGTAGGATACTACCATCTGAAAATGACCTCCCAATATGGTTGATGAATTAGGCGTTCTACCCCCCTTCGGCATTCGAATGTGTCTAGTGAGGCTAAGTTAATGTAATTCCACCGGGTTATGGGCTTATGTGAGAGGTATTGATACCTATCCTTCATTCGGGTGTTCATGATGATCTCTCTATACCTTGTTCTAGCCCTTGCAACTTCTTCCTTCGGTTCAAGATTGCTAGGCCCTTCTCCTTGTGCCCTTTCATTGTCGGTTCTCTTCTATTTCCGAAGCAAAATTGTTTTTCGTGGCCTCATTTCTTACAACACACAAGGTTTGCAACATAACACAAGGAAATTCCAGTATATTTTTCCAAGAGATCTCACACTCTTAATTTTTTAACACTTCACATTTTTTATAAGAACTCAACATTATCATCATTTTCTCACATACATGCAACATTTCACTTCACCTATTCTCACAATACCACTCAAGATATGCAAACTAGTTCAAAACTTTCACAATTCATAGCACACACtcaaagtcaacttcatcttctttccCATGACAATCATGGAGTTGAAGAATGAAGTGTCCTTGGAAGCACACAAAATGGCAATGTACATATGTGTTCATCAATATTCCTTTGCTCGATCATACAAGTGAAGAGCTCCCATGTAGAACGAAATTCTGTTCTTGAGCTCTGCATGGAAAAATAAAGAGAGACATCAAACTTTGTGATGAAATTCACATAGTTTTATTTGCAGCAATTATTTAACAtgaaacttaaaatatttttcaggaCGAAATAAAGGCTATGTGTGACATACTTAACTTATAAGTTAGGTTAAGCTCAAAACTTAAAAGCTACTtgcttattttgaaataatgCTACTTAAAatagtatttcaaaataaattattatattaaatatttcacGTTTTACCAACCAAAacttatatcttatttaatttgtaggttaaaataatttatagacattaaaataaactttatcAAATATAACTAAAACCTAATTAACAACTGTACCATTTACGGCAGACCCTTGGAGTTAGGGATTAAACCTTTTGGAGGTGGGAATCGTCATCATCATAAAACCATCCCCGCCTGGATATGTGTTCCTTGCTAAAATTCACAGATTGCACAACAGTATAATGCGTTGCAGTATACTGCATTCAATGGaaagaaaacacaaaaaaaaaaagagtaagtccggttttatataattattaattcttacTCGTGAGAACATCTAGTATTAGAAAGTGCAGAGGACATAGACCTGAGGAGTGCGGTCAATAACAAGAAGAGCATCATTTCCATAGTTGAGCTGTTCTTGTTTGATTTTCTTGGCAGAAAGCAAAAGGGCAGGGCGACACCTTTCTAATTCAATTGATTGGAGAGAATTAatgtttgagaaagtaattGGGATCTGGTCCAATCTTGCACATTCCTTTAGGACTAGACGCTCAAGTATGGGAAACTCATCATCAAAGTCATTCCAATGTTTGAGTTTCTTATGTTGGAGCAGCAAAAACTTTAAACTCGGGAATCCCCCATAAGTTGGTTTCTACTCAGGTCCAAGAAGAGAATccgttttaagttttaacaccTCGAGGCTAGGCAACAAAGCAATTGCTTCTATATCTTCAAGTGGTAAATGAGTTCCACTTAGTTTTAGCTTCCTAAGCTTGCGGGGAAACACATCAATACATCGAGGGGGCAAATGCTCAAAAATGGGATAGTCAGATTCAATGGTTAAATCCTCGAGCTGATCCAAACACTGAAGAAACTTCAAACTATAAGTACCATTACTATGAGATATGGATCCACGCTTACAAAGGATCCCCAATGTGTTTATGTTTGGAATCATAGAGAACACTTCTTCCGTGCAATGCGATATGCTCAACCAATACAAAGTTTGCAACTTCTCTTTCACCATGCTTGGAGGCTCCACCCTCAAAGAGTTTTTGAATTCGAGATGCCTTAATTGTGGTGACCCCCAAATTGTGGATGGCAAAAGGGAAGAGTCCTCTTCCCACTCAGCTGCACTATGCGAAACAAGCAACGTCTGCAGTTTCTGATTCTTAGACAGTATGATCTCGAGACCCTCCGAGCCCACAAACCAAGCAAGGTATTTTAGAAGAACTAGATCAGAAAGATCTGTGAAAGGCACATAAACTCCCTTGGTGTACAAAGGAGAAGTTAAATCAAGAACTCTTAACAAGCTGAACCTTACAGGCTTTGGATCATTCACCATTGCTATCTCATCATCATTATACAAGCACAAAACAGAACGAGCTTTTTTGTAATTGTTGCGAATTATATCATAATTCTTGGGCTTTGGTGATCTAAAACTTAGCCAACGACAAGCACCAACATGATCATAACCATCGTCTTTAATGTACAAAAGGTTTAGCTTTCTAGCTTCTCTTATGCAAAGCCCATGCAGGAGATTATGCATCCTACATGTCTTGATTTGGCCGTTAGGTTTACACTTGTGAATTAGGACTAAACTTCTACTAACAAGGTCTTGTAAATACTCAACACCCACTTCCTCCAATCTCTTATCACTCACTAACTTCACAAACCCCTCTGCCACCCAAAGCCTAACAAGCTTTTTAACAGGAATTTCACTATTTTCATAGAAAACTCCTAAATACAAAAAGCAAGCTTTCAAATGCTGAGGTAAGTGGTTGTAGCTTAAATTCAGTATTCTTGAACACTGTTCACCAAGATCTGTACTAGCAAGACAACTTATTTCTCTCTCAACATTTTTCCAATCATCAAGTGTGTTGTTGAGTTTGGATACAAGTCCAGCAACTACAACAATCGCGAGGGGTAACCCTCTACACTTGTCAACAATGTTCCTTCCAATTGTCTCAAATTCGGAAGGCAAGGGTTGTTTGCAGAAAACGTTATTGCAGAATAGATCCCAACTCTGGTTAGAATCTAGAAAATGCAAGTTATGAAGATAGGTACCTGAAGTAGTAGTGTAGTCAGCAATTTCTTTTAGCTGAGTGGTCAGCAATACTCTACTACCACCACTTTCAGGAAAACATCTGGTGAGATAATCCCAAACACTGGTTTCCCATACGTCATCCACCACGACCAGATACCTCGTACACTTCAAACGCCTCTGCAATTGTTGGGCCAGTTCACCTGTGCTTCCATTAGTATTCACTTGGGTGGAGGAGAAGCTAAAGGACTGAAGAAGAAGGTCGCAGAGTATGCGTCTGAGATTAACTTCTTGAGACACAGTAGTCCATGCGCAAACTTCAAAGTGGGATATGACTGATGGATCTTCATAGAGTCTCCTTGCTAAAGTTGTCTTGCCGATACCACCCATTCCAAGAATTGAAATGACTTTTCGTTCTCCAAATGGGTGACGAGTGAGCTGATCCTTTATTGTATTCAGTTCACTGCTATGCCCAACCATTCTGCCCTCCACCTTTGGCTTTGGAGATTTGCCTAACCAAATGCTCAATTTACTTacacacaaattaaatataatttttggtaacattattaccgtgaatataatgtatttcaTCCATGCAGTGCAATTCGTTGTAAGCAAATTAAAACTGCTATGCCCAACCTTTGGCTTTGAGAACAGCTGTGAAGATTCGCTCAACGAAATGCTCTCAAGATCTGACGAAAGGGTATGTACCTGCAGTGCAGAGAATAAGATGGAATGGTAGATTGTGTAAGCAAAAACTGCATGCTGTGATAGATAGATACCTTTGGCGAATCTTGGACGGTAGAATCATAGTATTCTCGTTTAATTCTGTTAACAAACTGGTGAGTGTCGTTGGCTACTTGTCGTAGGTTCTGACAGAGCATCATATCTTTATCTTTAGCTGCCCCCGCCTCCATGTAAATGTTTGTCAGATTTGATTCGATTCCGTCTTCTGCTGAATGAGCCAAGTCCCTGATTTTGGCTTCCAAATCTTTGATTGCAGCATCATCATTTCCTGGTTTCTTCTCGAATTCCTCAAGAAAGGCGAGCAAGAAACCAACATTCTGGTAGAGAGAATTCATCATACGTGCTGTATCTTCATCAAGAATCACAGGTGGTCTGGGTTTTAAGAACTCAAACTGGATTGTATTCATCAGAGAAGTTAGAGGAACACAagccatttct includes:
- the LOC116002895 gene encoding putative late blight resistance protein homolog R1A-4, producing MACVPLTSLMNTIQFEFLKPRPPVILDEDTARMMNSLYQNVGFLLAFLEEFEKKPGNDDAAIKDLEAKIRDLAHSAEDGIESNLTNIYMEAGAAKDKDMMLCQNLRQVANDTHQFVNRIKREYYDSTVQDSPKVHTLSSDLESISLSESSQLFSKPKVGHSSFNLLTTNCTAWMKYIIFTVIMLPKIIFNLCVSKLSIWLGKSPKPKVEGRMVGHSSELNTIKDQLTRHPFGERKVISILGMGGIGKTTLARRLYEDPSVISHFEVCAWTTVSQEVNLRRILCDLLLQSFSFSSTQVNTNGSTGELAQQLQRRLKCTRYLVVVDDVWETSVWDYLTRCFPESGGSRVLLTTQLKEIADYTTTSGTYLHNLHFLDSNQSWDLFCNNVFCKQPLPSEFETIGRNIVDKCRGLPLAIVVVAGLVSKLNNTLDDWKNVEREISCLASTDLGEQCSRILNLSYNHLPQHLKACFLYLGVFYENSEIPVKKLVRLWVAEGFVKLVSDKRLEEVGVEYLQDLVSRSLVLIHKCKPNGQIKTCRMHNLLHGLCIREARKLNLLYIKDDGYDHVGACRWLSFRSPKPKNYDIIRNNYKKARSVLCLYNDDEIAMVNDPKPVRFSLLRVLDLTSPLYTKGVYVPFTDLSDLVLLKYLAWFVGSEGLEIILSKNQKLQTLLVSHSAAEWEEDSSLLPSTIWGSPQLRHLEFKNSLRVEPPSMVKEKLQTLYWLSISHCTEEVFSMIPNINTLGILCKRGSISHSNGTYSLKFLQCLDQLEDLTIESDYPIFEHLPPRCIDVFPRKLRKLKLSGTHLPLEDIEAIALLPSLEVLKLKTDSLLGPE